A single genomic interval of Oncorhynchus gorbuscha isolate QuinsamMale2020 ecotype Even-year linkage group LG25, OgorEven_v1.0, whole genome shotgun sequence harbors:
- the LOC124014271 gene encoding probable polypeptide N-acetylgalactosaminyltransferase 8: MMRLGWVRGLAPLLAMAAGILYITSIKREVHSHGERLQGAHQNESARGQDILERLEKMEAHIEKLLNTIHDGSSLKEGQAVKAPEVKKERKVVKKVYPNSALFTSWGGELSEEEQKEAEGLFQMYGYNAFLSDRLPLNREIPDTRDPKCAKHQYPHDLPTISVVLIYLDEALSIIKRAVRSIIDKTPRHLLKDIILVDDHSSNEDLKEKLDAYISFIHEERPGLVKRVRHSEQLGLTQARLSGWRESTGDVVAILDAHIEVHVEWAEPLLARIKEDRTLVLTPVFDNVHFDDLTVTRYGPAADAFDWALWCMYESFRPEWYALKDESQPGKSPSIMGILVVDRLFFGEIGALDGGMKIYGGENVELGIRVWLCGGSVEVIPCSKIAHIERAHKPYLPDLSITMKRNALRVAEVWMDDYKHNVNIAWNIPLKDHGIDIGDVSERKKLRKRLNCKPFQWYLDNVYPMLDPLGDLLGYGALVNDQKTDLCIDQGPVPGNTPILYGCHYFGPQNCYYRASGEIYIGGIKSHKYNSNRCLVDTGTRTPGLYECKVAQQKRFHMLWEFQQGKAIQNRQTKRCLEIAPGEDTYYQLIIQECSGQHWNIQNLIKDF; the protein is encoded by the exons ATGATGAGGCTAGGCTGGGTTCGAGGGCTGGCCCCGTTGTTGGCCATGGCTGCTGGAATACTCTACATCACATCCATTAAGCGGGAGGTTCATTCTCATGGGGAGAGACTGCAGGGGGCCCATCAGAATGAATCGGCCAGGGGCCAAGACATTCTCGAGAGGCTGGAGAAGATGGAGGCTCACATCGAGAAGCTGT TGAATACAATCCACGACGGGAGCAGTCTGAAAGAGGGGCAGGCTGTGAAGGCTCCCGAGGTCaagaaggagaggaaggtggTGAAGAAGGTGTACCCCAACTCAGCTCTGTTCACAAGCTGGGGTGGTGAGCTCTCAGAGGAGGAGCAGAAAGAGGCAGAGGGGCTGTTTCAGATGTATGGATACAACGCCTTCCTGAGTGACAGACTACCCCTGAACAGGGAAATCCCTGATACTCGCGATCCTAA GTGTGCTAAGCACCAGTATCCCCATGACCTGCCCACCATCAGCGTGGTGTTGATCTACTTGGACGAGGCCCTGTCAATCATCAAGAGAGCCGTCCGCAGCATCATAGACAAGACCCCCCGACACCTGCTTAAAGACATTATACTGGTGGATGACCACAGCTCCAATG AGGATCTAAAGGAGAAGTTGGATGCCTACATTAGCTTCATCCATGAAGAGCGTCCCGGCCTGGTGAAGAGAGTGAGACACTCAGAGCAGCTCGGTCTCACACAGGCCCGCCTCTCAGGGTGGAGGGAATCTACAGGAGATGTGGTGGCCATCTTGGATGCCCACATAGAGGTCCATGTGGAATG GGCGGAGCCTCTGTTAGCTCGGATAAAGGAGGACCGCACGTTGGTGTTGACACCGGTGTTTGACAACGTCCATTTCGATGACTTGACAGTCACACGTTATGGGCCTGCTGCAGATGCCTTTGACTGGGCCCTGTGGTGTATGTATGAGTCCTTCAGACCTGAGTGGTATGCCTTGAAAGACGAGTCACAGCCAGGAAA GAGCCCCTCCATTATGGGCATACTAGTGGTTGATCGCCTTTTCTTTGGGGAAATTGGTGCTCTGGATGGTGGTATGAAGATCTATGGAGGGGAAAATGTTGAACTGGGTATCCGG GTGTGGCTATGTGGTGGAAGTGTCGAGGTCATACCTTGTTCTAAAATAGCCCACATCGAGAGGGCCCATAAACCCTATCTCCCCGACCTGAGCATTACAATGAAGAGGAATgctctgagagtggctgaggtctgGATGGATGACTACAAACATAATGTCAACATTGCCTGGAACATCCCACTGAAG GATCATGGCATAGACATTGGGGATGTTTCAGAGAGGAAGAAGTTGAGAAAGAGACTGAACTGCAAACCCTTCCAGTGGTATCTGGATAACGTGTATCCCATGTTAGACCCCCTGGGTGACTTGCTTGGTTATGGAGCT CTGGTCAATGACCAGAAGACGGATCTCTGTATAGATCAAGGCCCAGTTCCGGGGAACACACCTATTTTATATGGATGCCATTATTTTGGTCCACAG AACTGTTATTATCGAGCCAGTGGGGAGATCTACATTGGAGGCATCAAGTCTCACAAGTACAACAGTAATCGCTGTCTGGTGGACACCGGCACTCGAACCCCGGGACTGTATGAGTGCAAGGTGGCCCAGCAGAAGAGATTCCACATGCTCTGGGAATTTCAACAG GGAAAAGCCAtccagaacagacagacaaagagatgtCTGGAGATTGCCCCAGGGGAGGACACCTACTACCAGCTCATCATTCAGGAGTGTAGTGGGCAGCACTGGAACATACAGAATCTGATTAAAGATTTCTAA